A part of Bombus huntii isolate Logan2020A chromosome 16, iyBomHunt1.1, whole genome shotgun sequence genomic DNA contains:
- the LOC126874639 gene encoding A-kinase anchor protein 9-like isoform X5: MDEVSDEESFHNDKSMEHRKSDPHEGVSSKDVTQSSVSMSEGEADGDLEGLAGRVVQLEELLQGKEAIVEALNAEIDHLRAEASSPNSSQSQSSSIHSRDVLSLYHIKLQEFEKAVNQRDKLIEDLMWSLQHALSVRDNLASQLNSINAMQIPCKDSDKNKCLEEKIDTLEKTVSDQRSIIQKLNSQVTQNQEYVQTLEMEKETRTAEINDYKLQINNLNEQIRLNAADKNLNIAETLEQQKQYEVRVDKIKQDMQHILKKFTTEMNINTARHQQELKEQATKYEKEVMNIQKEYEEHLKQLKEENKTMADRLNKELPDLETRHAKELSIFQTQLAHYKKTVETLKLELMNRSESQQTAQAELNEQKSKFNEFRVQAEKVTHIQNLDHQKEKEMLHEQIKLHKLQLEEVTSKYIAATAVLESKESIERSLEQALTNAAVLKEENESLKFKLDDLSSRYSTAQSLIENSQSHERTLSNKIYDLEKSLSRLSGINVSTLSELNETTYQTFDEVAIQYQLTKQKLEEKAEFEKLLICKIEGLEEDVRKSKEELEQANLTKKSYEKQLKDMKNVCDKYKSELSSLKKNSLDGQSTLPLAEESKSSSQSMKDTISDLLHKTEEDQQEIKKLKMTLELKETELAESIKKMYDLADMLKKSEEEREQLKTGLATAWAQCAEVEEKLNQTLALSDSKLDVSLSSSYNSALMKQFKLDRIVNNSVDTTHDKSIDINRTLDEKTEDPNISNKTASLQEKLMLVLEENKRLLKEVEHLMSQQADYEEIKNKMDHYINLSENLTIEKEHKNEENKALKKKLENMHSLQDSVNQLTLEKEILRKEIEALIHVHDEQINAIKTETTSEIRKVQSLMLSAKGGTTELNDLKTELEMRHAKEMEELRMYFEQKCLLMEKQYSEEIFSQQSKKMSDNDSEIADITEGLYFGGAGDCLNVSNISEHSSRLGSPIKDEQSKHTSQNFNSYKSELEYEINIKTLQQELQNRIIELQEAKLQCEKSLEEQKNMYERQLYNNKDKERRELLKNMANQHCQTEWDAGALENGELTQLRAAYNHQLEEQIALAKLDIVNALQEQIQALLTVESDVEDNWPAELLELRDKLTGNAKREMQLLKETHTEEMQRLKEEHSRTVARMIDRHQEELNKIKSECVQNYGEKGDLDKGVVTDNQILEERNTLSKTCVTLKTLIEELIKYFSICEEEVNNTFITKVVKSQLSDSVINEKAMQIDKSDGLKFNESRENQETSLLNSSKMKIQRIHFAPKTTEIVSIINSNAETLPTILEEDECITEKLKQELNNCVRRLKSESAEILSTSLSTRERRHSSPLKDTLWLNKMNEELNLKLHHAEALVIGYQEEISHLKMTILDLQRKLINAENKKETITEGYGENYDLGTDITLQDFSQLQEKVRHVLSNGGGDCTELLQLIDEQSRLTEKLMEEAKREKEDLQQQQVPLEPTPTPYIHRVCRRKIEAADKQLKATRRFLDEQASEREAERDEAAKQVYVLQEQLKEREREKERDQRITSEVEVLESQMREMSSLMSDTEARKSETESELKAAIDKIWVLREIITDLEQQLQIKTEKEESLQLQINQLETVIAAQTKNQHELVQELDAVKMGSESKQLNEHIIHLQEELRKHKLSSEQFNVNSAALKQMKTELRDMQNHLTKRIRELESAHMCSSNLSLSQPSEDVSIREQIDASRCPTPDDPTAPPMLPLDQLLKLKEKMLKHARAEEVALKRIKDLELQVTAFKNQNEELQAEQEILQQTTSEQLFQIEAMRGRLEQHKQSAPFAQRQATSRLELQLHEANAKFQSLERTIADKDLELQDMKNQLDRINQLLQEKEAEIANVVQVESATIQKLKEHVEIIEEEKKILQAKVGVQEHAQLELPRLIDSMLADKNEEIDHLKEQLSKKEKQLEIYSSLNLDETQLRELVRQTEAKNSARTLSDILSIHSECEETTEAIRGANTTQNLPNVSAFKVPTSPVPKSIDNSTVPLMDSTKIIQVPLLDLGSQSLSANSSQQSRILDLLHSGQESKSSTSENNNSSDRTDHATQSTKQCTQTQELPQRERADERSDDSSSNRSYVPSMKYTQTSINETLKEVENLEIQLQAVREELDMKSAILTKREDDLIALQKLYDELQMEFKNVVETLSRDKCFYQNQYELSRVSENKIKKDLQEIENILKLSNEEMQDHKNKIQMNEKIIIELNLENNKLKKDIEEKEQELGQTREYTILLQEQAKELQKFRDAILEKDITIETIQTRNIEIENENKQLYEFKTKYQSTKQELLECQNEIQRLTEGLNNRDQVIRRLEEMARRTSFSGTSSPSNEKDQEIHHLQEYLKEKDKVIRQMSDDSKSLHKALEAIQNKMKESGNVVELRKKLKDERKINAELRNMVDNLNKDLSDLKLPAQRLQDDIDIEDMVQRELNLSAHLDRKIMNAIENDDEDKKKTERQTPYQDFQEAKYIELKLKLSQANKINEELKKLKDDLEIETEMLKCQITEYEGRIFQLKSDLTEKSKKIAKLDEELSSEKNLMRKLKIQIEKEHRAMQVGCSELIETLQSKLKNSLDNEVKLKNELSLLQDEHKNLEIQLSLMKDHVQSQKVDDLSKLTDLEAERKKYLSLMESFEKEGRENTELKDTLRKLQMEKNHFEKQLEVEVEKNENLTSNLVLIKGTNDHLQTDLRRTKEELKAKQEEGEWLQKRIKTMSDAETKRQEQKISEHSELKALRREINNARDVIMDLEADMKQSKRELTESLEREMKLAETFKERETDLLKKLSAVKDEEKNSRDVIAELQQEVKACTRRELELTKELKSRFTNENMPTKFMQKINDLSEVNEKYMTEKTVLQEKLIKSREEKEQLNQRIKLLEDQIKRNKGPQVSNAKIPEIEKLQHFYGKFLRAESRRKALTYQKRYLLIVIGSYQLSEENTLCVLAQLTRDQRSYAVVGRNKKSPKVRFRSAVLVLISIHRMKWLIVRWNIGRRIGVKTLLWNMDQSFLPIQKAAINHSPPVRDKTTANGDGGFDTFEQYCQRLKNVQQRLGLAEAGNLQIIPE, from the exons ATGGAtgaagtatccgatgaggaATCTTTCCATAATGACAAATCTATGGAACATAGAAAATCTGAT CCGCATGAAGGAGTTTCTTCAAAAGATGTGACACAAAGCAGTGTCAGTATGAGCGAAGGAGAAGCAGATGGGGATTTAGAAGGTCTTGCAGGAAGGGTGGTTCAATTAGAAGAGTTGTTGCAAGGGAAAGAAGCCATAGTCGAAGCTTTAAATGCGGAAATTGATCACTTGAGAGCAGAGGCCTCATCTCCAAACTCTTCTCAAAGCCAGAGTAGTAGTATACACAGTAGAGATGTCTTGTCTTTGTATCATATAAAA CTACAAGAGTTTGAAAAAGCAGTGAATCAAAGAGATAAGCTAATAGAAGATCTAATGTGGTCTCTGCAGCATGCTCTGTCTGTAAGAGATAATCTTGCTAGTCAATTGAACTCCATAAATGCTATGCAGATACCTTGTAAAGATAGTGATAAGAATAAGTGCTTGGAAGAAAAG ATTGATACTTTAGAAAAGACTGTAAGCGATCAAAGGtcaataatacaaaaattaaatagtcAGGTGACCCAAAATCAAGAATATGTACAGACACTGGAAATGGAGAAAGAAACTCGAACAGCTGAGATTAATGATTATAAGTtgcaaattaataatttgaatGAACAAATCCGTCTAAATGCTGCTGACAAAAATTTAAACATCGCCGAGACTTTAGAGCAACAGAAACAGTATGAAGTGCGTGTAGATAAGATAAAACAAGATATGCaacatatattaaaaaaatttacaacTGAGATGAATATAAATACTGCACGTCATCAACAGGAATTAAAAGAGCAAGCTacaaagtatgagaaagaggTAATGAATATCCAAAAAGAATATGAAGAACATCTAAAGcaattgaaagaagaaaataagacTATGGCTGATCGCTTGAACAAGGAACTACCAGATCTGGAGACTCGACATGCCAAAGAACTCTCCATATTTCAAACGCAGTTGGCTCACTATAAGAAAACTGTGGAAACTCTGAAACTCGAGTTAATGAATCGTTCTGAATCCCAACAAACTGCCCAAGCTGAATTGAACGAACAAAAATCAAAGTTTAATGAGTTTAGAGTGCAGGCAGAAAAAGTTACACATATTCAAAATCTAGATCAtcaaaaggaaaaagagatgTTACACGAACAGATTAAGTTGCATAAACTTCAATTGGAGGAAGTCACTTCAAAGTACATAGCAGCGACTGCGGTTCTGGAATCGAAGGAAAGCATTGAACGTTCCTTGGAACAAGCCTTAACAAATGCTGCTGTGttgaaagaagagaatgaAAGTCTAAAATTTAAACTCGATGATCTGTCGTCGAGATACTCGACAGCGCAATCGTTGATAGAAAATAGTCAGTCTCATGAAAGAACTTTAAGCAACAAAATCTATGATTTAGAGAAATCATTGTCCAGACTTAGTGGTATAAACGTGAGTACTCTAAGCGAACTGAACGAAACTACGTATCAGACTTTTGACGAAGTGGCGATTCAATATCAGTTGACAAAACAAAAGCTTGAGGAAAAAGCAGAATTCGAGAAACTTTTAATTTGTAAGATTGAGGGTCTTGAAGAGGATGTTCGTAAGTCAAAAGAAGAGTTGGAACAAGCAAATCTTACAAAGAAATCATATGAGAAACAGCTTAAGGATATGAAGAATGTATGCGACAAATACAAATCTGAGCTGAGTTCCTTGAAGAAGAACAGTTTGGATGGCCAGAGTACCCTGCCATTAGCAGAAGAAAGCAAATCATCTAGTCAGAGTATGAaagataccatcagtgatcTGCTGCACAAAACTGAAGAGGATCAACAGGAAATCAAGAAGCTTAAGATGACCCTTGAGCTGAAAGAGACAGAACTTGCAGAATccataaaaaaaatgtatgatcTGGCAGACATGTTGAAGAAATCTGAGGAAGAGCGTGAACAGTTGAAGACTGGATTAGCCACAGCATGGGCACAGTGTGCAGAGGTAGAGGAAAAATTGAATCAGACGTTAGCTTTAAGCGATAGTAAACTTGATGTTTCATTGTCATCCAGTTATAACAGTGCCTTAATGAAACAATTTAAGCTGGATAGGATTGTTAATAATTCTGTAGATACAACACACGATAAAAGCATCGATATAAATAGAACTCTTGATGAGAAAACCGAAGATCCTAATATTAGTAACAAAACAGCATCGCTACAAGAAAAATTAATGCTTGTACTGGAAGAAAATAAACGGTTGCTGAAAGAAGTAGAACATTTAATGAGTCAACAGGCAGActatgaagaaataaaaaacaaaatggatcacTACATTAATCTTTCAGAAAACcttaccatagaaaaggaacataagaatgaagaaaataaagcTTTGAAGAAGAAGTTAGAGAATATGCATTCACTACAAGATTCTGTAAATCAATTAACATTAGAGAAGGAGATTTTACGTAAAGAAATTGAAGCACTGATTCATGTTCATGACGAGCAGATAAACGCTATAAAAACCGAAACTACATCTGAAATTAGAAAAGTACAATCATTAATGTTGAGCGCAAAAGGAGGCACAACAGAGTTAAACGATCTCAAAACCGAACTGGAAATGCGACACGCGAAGGAAATGGAAGAACTGCGTATGTATTTCGAACAAAAATGTTTGCTGATGGAAAAACAATATTCCGAGGAAATATTTAGTCAGCAGTCAAAAAAGATGTCAGACAATGATAGTGAAATTGCTGACATAACTGAAGGCTTATATTTCGGAGGTGCTGGCGATTGTTTGAACGTTTCGAATATCTCTGAGCATAGTTCAAGACTTGGTTCTCCAATAAAGGATGAGCAATCTAAGCATACCAGCCAAAATTTTAATAGTTATAAGTCTGAATTAGagtatgaaataaatatcaaaactTTGCAACAAGAATTGCAAAACAGAATAATAGAGTTGCAGGAAGCGAAATTGCAATGTGAGAAATCTTTAGAAGAACAGAAAAATATGTATGAAAGACAACTATACAATAACAAGGACAAAGAAAGACGCGagttattgaaaaatatggcAAATCAG CATTGTCAAACAGAATGGGATGCGGGTGCGTTGGAAAACGGTGAATTAACGCAACTACGAGCGGCCTACAACCATCAATTGGAAGAACAGATCGCACTAGCTAAGTTGGATATTGTCAATGCGCTCCAAGAACAAATTCAG GCACTTTTAACGGTCGAGTCGGATGTAGAAGATAATTGGCCAGCAGAATTGTTGGAATTACGAGACAAACTGACTGGTAATGCAAAGAGGGAGATGCAACTACTTAAAGAAACCCATACTGAGGAAATGCAACGTTTAAAAGAAGAGCATTCTCGAACTGTAGCTAGAATGATCGATCGTCATCAGGAAGaacttaataaaattaagtcaGAATGTGTTCAGAATTATGGTGAAAAAGGAGATCTTGATAAAGGCGTAGTAACAGATAATCAAATTCTTGAAGAAAG GAATACCTTAAGTAAAACGTGTGTAACTCTTAAAACGTTGATTGAAGAACTGATAAAGTACTTTAGTATTTGTGAAGAGGAAGTTAATAATACTTTTATTACCAAAGTTGTTAAGAGTCAATTATCCGATAGCGTCATTAATGAAAAAGCCATGCAAATTGATAAATCTGATGGATTGAAATTCAACGAATCAAGAGAGAACCAAGAGACTAGCTTATTGAACTCTTCCAAAATGAAGATACAAAGGATCCATTTTGCTCCAAAAACTACCGAGATAGTTTCTATAATAAATAGCAATGCTGAAACTTTACCAACTATTCTGGAAGAAGATGAGTGCATAACAGAAAAATTAAAGCAAGAATTGAACAACTGCGTACGCCGCTTGAAATCTGAAAGCGCTGAAATTCTTAGCACTTCTTTATCCACAAGAGAACGGAGACATAGCTCGCCTTTGAAAGATACTCTTTggttaaataaaatgaatgaaGAACTGAATTTGAAACTTCATCATGCTGAAGCTCTAGTCATCGGCTATCAAGAAGAGATCAGTCATCTGAAAATGACTATTTTAGATCTTCAAAGGAAGCTAATTAATGcagagaataaaaaagaaacaatcaCAGAAGGTTATGGGGAAAATTATGACTTAGGTACTGACATTACTTTGCAAGATTTCTCACAATTGCAAGAAAAAG tgAGACATGTATTATCAAATGGAGGAGGAGATTGCACAGAATTGTTGCAACTGATAGATGAACAATCTAGACTGACTGAAAAATTGATGGAAGAGgcaaaaagggaaaaggaagATTTGCAGCAACAG CAGGTGCCTTTAGAACCTACTCCTACCCCATACATTCACAGGGTTTGCCGCCGAaag ATTGAGGCAGCAGATAAGCAATTAAAAGCAACTCGCAGATTTCTGGATGAGCAAGCAAGCGAAAGAGAAGCTGAGAGAGATGAAGCAGCGAAACAAGTATATGTTCTGCAGGAACAGCTTAAAGAACGTGAACGAGAAAAGGAACGAGATCAACGCATAACATCTGAG GTGGAGGTTCTAGAGTCTCAGATGAGAGAGATGTCCTCTCTTATGTCTGACACAGAGGCCAGAAAATCTGAAACCGAGAGTGAACTGAAAGCAGCTATCGACAAGATTTGGGTACTTAGAGAAATCATCACAGACTTGGAACAACAACTACAGATCAAAACCGAGAAGGAAGAATCTCTTCAATTACAAATCAATCAATTAGAAACTGTGATTGCTGCGCAGACTAAGAACCAGCATGAGTTGGTCCAAGAACTGGATGCTGTTAAGATGGGTAGTGAAAGCAAGCAACTAAATGAACATATTATTCACTTACAg GAGGAATTAAGAAAACACAAGTTAAGTTCTGAACAATTCAACGTGAATTCTGCGGCATTGAAGCAAATGAAAACAGAACTTCGCGATATGCAGAATCATTTAACTAAAAGAATTAGAGAACTGGAATCTGCGCACATGTGTAGTTCCAATTTGAGTTTGAGTCAACCAAGCGAAGATGTCTCTATTAGAGAGCAAATAGATGCCTCGCGGTGCCCTACTCCCGATGATCCTACTGCACCTCCAATGTTACCTCTCGACCAGTTACTTAAACTTAAGGAGAAAATGTTGAAACATGCCAGAGCTGAAGAAGTAGCACTAAAAAGAATCAAAGATTTAGAATTGCAAGTTACTGCTTtcaaaaaccagaacgaggaATTGCAAGCAGAGCAGGAAATTCTTCAGCAAACCACTTCTGAGCAATTGTTTCAAATAGAAGCAATGCGTGGTAGATTGGAGCAACACAAGCAAAGCGCTCCATTTGCCCAGAGACAGGCTACATCACGCTTAGAACTACAACTTCATGAAGCTAATGCCAAGTTTCAATCTTTAGAACGAACCATTGCTGACAAAGATTTAGAATTGCAGGACATGAAGAATCAATTGGATAGAATTAATCAATTATTGCAAGAGAAGGAAGCAGAGATTGCAAATGTGGTGCAAGTAGAAAGTGCTACTATTCAAAAGTTGAAAGAGCACGTAGAAATTATTGAAGAGGAGAAAAAGATTCTTCAGGCGAAAGTTGGTGTTCAAGAGCATGCACAGTTAGAATTACCGAGACTAATAGACAGTATGTTAGCAGACAAGAACGAGGAGATAGATCACTTGAAGGAACAATTAtccaaaaaagaaaaacaactTGAGATATATTCTTCACTGAATCTGGACGAAACACAATTAAGAGAGTTGGTACGACAGACAGAGGCAAAGAATAGTGCACGTACATTGAGCGATATTCTATCAATTCACTCGGAATGCGAAGAGACTACGGAAGCCATCAGAGGAGCCAACACGACACAAAACTTACCTAACGTATCTGCTTTCAAAGTTCCTACTTCACCTGTTCCAAAAAGTATAGATAATTCAACTGTACCTTTAATGGACAGCACTAAGATAATTCAGGTTCCTCTTCTAGACCTTGGTTCTCAAAGTCTATCAGCAAATTCCAGTCAACAATCTAGAATCTTAGACTTGCTGCACAGTGGCCAAGAGTCGAAATCTTCCACGTCGGAAAACAATAATTCTAGTGACAGAACTGACCATGCTACACAGTCAACAAAACAGTGTACTCAAACGCAAGAATTACCACAAAGAGAACGTGCTGATGAGAGAAGTGACGACAGTAGTAGTAATAGATCTTATGTTCCTTCAATGAAATACACTCAGACGTCCATCAATGAGACATTGAAAGAGGTGGAGAACTTGGAAATTCAATTACAGGCAGTAAGAGAGGAATTAGATATGAAATCAGCAATTTTGACTAAAAGAGAAGATGATTTAATAGCTCTGCAGAAACTTTACGACGAGTTGCAAAtggaatttaaaaatgttgtGGAGACACTATCCAGAGATAAGTGTTTCTATCAGAATCAATATGAATTGTCACGAGTATcagagaataaaataaaaaaagatcttcaggaaatagaaaatattttaaaactgAGTAATGAAGAAATGCAAGACCACAAAAATAAGATACAAATGaacgaaaaaattataatagaattGAATTTAGagaataataagttaaaaaaGGATATCGAAGAGAAGGAACAAGAATTAGGACAGACACGGGAATATACTATTCTCCTCCAGGAACAGGCAAAGGAGTTACAGAAATTCAGAGATGCAATTCTCGAAAAAGATATTACTATCGAAACTATCCAAACCCGCAATATTGAGatcgaaaatgaaaataaacagTTGTACGAATTCAAAACAAAGTACCAATCTACCAAACAAGAATTATTAGAATGTCAGAATGAAATTCAAAGACTGACCGAAGGTCTAAACAACAGGGATCAGGTCATTAGAAGATTGGAAGAAATGGCCAGACGCACCAGCTTCTCAGGAACATCCTCACCTTCTAACGAAAAGGATCAAGAAATCCATCATCTGCAGGAAtacttaaaagaaaaagataaagtGATTAGACAAATGAGTGACGATAGCAAAAGTCTGCACAAGGCTTTGGAAGCTATACAGAATAAGATGAAGGAATCTGGAAATGTTGTGGAATTGAGAAAGAAGTTGAAGGATGAAAGAAAGATAAATGCTGAACTGAGGAATATGGTGGATAATCTAAACAAAGATCTGTCTGACCTAAAGTTACCTGCAC AACGATTGCAAGATGATATCGACATCGAAGACATGGTGCAAAGAGAGTTAAATTTATCGGCACACTTAGATAGAAAGATTATGAACGCCATAGAAAACGATGACGAGGATAAGAAAAAGACAGAAAGACAAACTCCTTATCAGGATTTCCAAGAAGCAAAATATATAGaactaaaattaaaactgAGTCAAGctaataaaatcaatgaagAATTGAAGAAGCTGAAAGATGATTTGGAGATAGAAACAGAAATGCTCAAGTGCCAGATAACAGAATACGAAGGTCGAATTTTCCAACTAAAGTCAGATTTAACagagaaatcaaagaaaataGCGAAACTAGATGAAGAATTATCTTCAGAGAAGAATTTGATGAGAAAATTAAAGATTCAGATTGAAAAGGAGCATAGGGCAATGCAAGTTGGTTGTTCAGAATTAATAGAGACCCTCCAGAGTAAGTTGAAGAATTCTTTAGACAATGAGGTGAAGCTTAAAAATGAATTGTCCTTGCTACAAGATGAGCATAAGAATTTAGAGATTCAACTGAGTTTGATGAAAGATCATGTACAATCCCAGAAAGTCGATGACTTATCAAAATTAACAGATTTAGAAGCTGAGAGGAAGAAATATCTGTCATTAATGGAAAGCtttgaaaaagaaggaagggAAAACACAGAGCTGAAGGACACTTTGAGGAAATTACAGATGGAGAAGAATCATTTTGAGAAGCAATTAGAAGTGGAAGTGGAGAAAAATGAGAACTTAACAAGTAATCTGGTTTTGATAAAGGGAACTAATGATCACTTGCAAACTGATCTCAGGCGTACCAAAGAAGAACTAAAAGCGAAACAAGAAGAAGGCGAATGGTTACAGAAGAGAATTAAAACCATGTCTGATGCGGAGACTAAGAGACAAGAACAAAAGATCAGTGAACATAGTGAGCTCAAGGCTTTGAGGAGAGAAATCAATAATGCTAGAGATGTGATA ATGGATTTGGAGGCTGACATGAAACAGTCAAAGAGAGAATTAACGGAATCTCTAGAACGGGAGATGAAGCTAGCTGAGACTTTTAAAGAAAGGGAAACTGATCTACTTAAAAAGTTATCGGCCGTCAAAGATGAGGAGAAGAACTCTAGGGATGTGATTGCTGAGTTACAACAAGAAGTAAAAGCATGTACAAGGAGAGAATTGGAGCTCACAAAGGAACTGAAGAGCAGATTTACAAACGAGAATATGCCTACAAAATTCATGCAAAAGATAAAT GATCTCAGTGAagttaatgaaaaatacatgACAGAAAAGACTGTACTTCAAGAGAAGTTGATAAAATCAAGGGAAGAGAAGGAACAATTGAACCAACGAATTAAATTACTCGAAGATCAAATCAAACGAAATAAGGGACCTCAAGTTTCAAATGCTAAAATCCCAGAAATAGAAAAG TTGCAACATTTTTATGGAAAGTTTCTGCGAGCGGAAAGCAGACGCAAGGCTCTAACATATCAGAAACGATATTTGTTAATTGTAATTGGTAGCTATCAATTGTCTGAAGAAAATACTCTATGTGTACTCGCCCAATTGACCAGAGACCAACGATCCTACGCTGTGGTAGGCCGTAACAAGAAATCGCCAAAAGTTCGATTTAGGAGTGCGGTGCTTGTTTTGATTAGTATCCATAGAATGAAGTGGTTAATCGTGAGATGGAATATTGGCAGACGAATTGGTGTGAAAACTCTATTATGGAACATGGATCAGTCTTTTCTACCAATTCAAAAAGCCGCCATAAATCATTCGCCTCCTGTTCGAGATAAGACTACCGCAAA TGGAGATGGTGGTTTTGACACGTTTGAACAGTATTGCCAACGACTGAAGAATGTTCAGCAGAGATTGGGTTTAGCAGAGGCTGGGAATCTTCAGATTATTCCAGaatag